The Solibacillus sp. FSL W7-1464 genome contains a region encoding:
- a CDS encoding DUF2975 domain-containing protein yields MPKLNSIFLRTLIISTGVLVLILCIFVLPWLAQETAHLNPEVAYLQYPILLGMYATAIPFFYALYETVKMIKIIERESIFSSRLEQGLNYIKYCAYVILVLYISGFFLLDYTNALPPLVALLGIVIILITILVAAGATFLKHALIKSRLKVN; encoded by the coding sequence AATCTTTTTAAGAACATTGATTATTTCAACTGGTGTACTCGTATTGATATTATGTATATTTGTTTTACCGTGGCTAGCTCAGGAAACTGCGCATTTAAATCCGGAAGTCGCTTATTTGCAATATCCAATTTTGCTAGGTATGTATGCAACTGCAATTCCATTTTTCTATGCACTTTACGAAACAGTGAAGATGATTAAGATTATAGAGCGGGAATCCATTTTCTCCAGTCGCCTAGAACAGGGATTAAACTATATTAAATATTGCGCCTATGTCATACTCGTTTTATACATTTCGGGCTTTTTCCTGCTCGATTATACTAATGCACTGCCTCCGTTAGTGGCGTTGCTCGGTATTGTTATCATATTAATTACGATTCTTGTTGCTGCAGGTGCCACTTTTTTAAAACATGCACTTATTAAAAGCCGATTGAAGGTGAATTAA